The stretch of DNA GGTTGCAGGCCAGATGGTACAGGGCGGACAGAACATCTTTTTCGCCCAGCTTGCAGATTCCGCAAATGTAGCGCATTTCAGCGCAGATGCAACAAGATATTTTTCAGGAGAGTTCATTTTCATGATCTTCGGTCTTCCGGGAGCAGCTCTTGCCATGTACCGCTGTGCAAAGCCTGAGAAGAAAAAAGCAGCAGGCGGACTTCTTCTTTCCGCAGCCCTTGCATGTATGCTTACAGGAATCACAGAGCCACTGGAGTTCTCTTTCCTGTTTGTAGCTCCTGCATTGTTTGCGGTACAGGTTGTTCTTGCAGGCGCGGCTTATATGATCGCACATATGCTGAACATTGCAGTAGGACTTACCTTTTCCGGCGGTTTCCTTGATCTGTTCCTGTTCGGGATCCTTCAGGGAAATGCAAAGACAAGCTGGCTCAGGATTATCCCGGTAGGTATCATTTACTTTATTCTCTATTATGTGATCTTCACCTTCCTGATCAAAAAGTTCAACTTCAAGACTCCGGGACGTGAGGATGACGACACAGAAACAAAGCTTTATACAAAAGCAGATGTAAACGCGAGAAAAGAAGTCGGAAAAGCCGGTGAAACAGCAGGAAGCACATCCGCAGATCCGGTAAGTGAAGCCATCACAGCCGGTCTTGGCGGAAAGAAAAACATCAGTGATGTGGACTGCTGTGCAACAAGACTCCGTATCACCGTCCATGATGCAGCAAGAGTTAACGACGACATTCTGAAAACAACAGGCTCCAGAGGAATCGTGAAAAAAGGCCAGGGCGTGCAGATCATCTACGGTCCCCAGGTAACTGTGATCAAATCCAAGCTGGAGGATTATCTGGAGACAGCGCCGAATGAATATTTTGAAGGTGCAAATGAGAAAGAAACAGACAATGCGGAAAATCAGGCTCAGTCGGATACAGAGCGTACAGCAGAAAGTACAGGTGAGGCTGTTCAGAACACAGCTCCGACATCCGAAGCCAACACGCAGCCGGAGAAAAAGGTTCTCAGAACAGCGATTGTCTACAGCCCGGTAACCGGTATCGCCGCAGACCTTTCCACAGCGCCGGATGAAGGCTTTGCGGAAGGAATGATGGGAGAGGGTGCGGTAGTCACACCGAAGGACCCGGTGATCTGTGCTCCGGAAGACGGCGAGGTAGAGTTTATTTTTGACACAAAGCATGCTATCGGATTCCAGACAGATACAGATCTTCCAATGCTTCTCCATATCGGAATTGACACTGTAAAGCTGGAAGGAAAAGGCTTTGAGATTCTGGTAGAGCAGGGACAGCATGTGAAAAAAGGCGAGCCGTTGATGAAGATCGACATCCCATATCTTACAGAAAACGCTCCGTCCTTATGTTCTCCGATCCTTTGCACAGAGATCGAGGATAATCAGAGAGTACGCCTTCTTGCCAATGGAGAGATCAAGGCAGGAGAGCCGCTGTTCGCAGTAGAGACTGTGGAAGAATAAGAAATTTTTCAGCAATAATATAGATGATTGGTTTTGTGAAAAGCGCGCCTAATGCCCGGGCGCGCTTTTCCTGTGGCAAAGAAAATAACTGTCCGTCAGAAGGACTTTACACAAAAGACAGATTCTGTTACGATAAAGAAAATCGATAGCTGCAGACAAAAATGTTGACTGAAAATCCGGGGCAGACAGTGGTGGAATGTGGAAAAGCAGCAGGATATATAAAAATGGTGGGGAAAAAGATGTACAGAGTGAGCAAGGTATTGAACAATAACGGCATCATTGCCATAGATATGGAAGAAAACCAGGAATATGTGCTTCTGGGAAAAGGTGTGGGATTTGGAAAGAAGGTCAGCCAGCGTTTTGAGGCTCCGGCAGACTGTACCCTTTACAGGCTGGCTCAGGAGACAGAACGTGGCTCAGCAAAAGAACTGGCAAAGAGCGTAGCACCGGAATTTCTGGAGATCGCAGATGAGATATTGAGAGAAGCTGAGAAGACCTTTGGGGATACCATAGACAGAAGGATCCTGTTTCCCCTTGCTGATCATATTTCCTTTGCAGTGGGACGTATCCGGAATCATGAGCAGATCAGCAATCCCCTGACGGATGATATCAAGGTGCTTTTTTACAGCGAATTCAAGGTGGCGGAGGTGTTGAAGAAGATCCTGAAGGAGCGGATGGATATTGAAATCGACGAGCATGAAGTGGGATATGTGGCACTTCATATTCACTCAGCACTTGGAGATGAAAAGGTGTCTGTTGCCATGCAGACAGCAAGAACGGTACGGGAATGCATCGCCATGATCGAGATGGCCACAGGAAGAAAGATCGATGTGATCTCCCTGTCCTACAACCGTATGATGAACCATATCAAATATATGGTAGCCCGTGTCTCCACAGGGGAGACACTGAAGCTGGATATGAATGAATATATAGAAGAAAAATATCCGGAATCCTACAGAATCGCAGAGGATGTCTGCGAGAGTCTGGGCAAAAGCCTTGGGAAAAAGCTGGACCCTATCGAGATCGGTTATCTTGCCATGCATATTGAGCGGACAGTGGAGCAATAAATATAAATGGCTGATCCGCCTCAGGGATTTACACAATAAATTCAATAGCTTTTTTGACAGCAGTACTCATGGCAGTACTGCTGTTTGTGACTAAGCAGACCTCTCTCTGAGGGAGCGGCTCCTTAAGCTGAAGGGCAAAAATCTTCCCGTCATTGATCACTTCCCGGGCAAGGGGCTCGGGGTAAAAGCCGATTCCCAGATTGTGGACGATCATGGGAAGGACCTGGTCTGTAGTTGCTGCCTCGATGTCAGGATGAAAAGAAACACGGTTTTCCATAAAGTAATTCATATACATTTCTCTGGTGCTGGTCCCTTCCGCAAGACCTACAAAGGGCAGATCCTGAAGCTCATGGATGCTGATAGGGGCAGTGGTCAGATCCTTATATTTGCTTCCGCATACAAGGATCTCCCGGTAACGCAGGAGACTTTTTTTCTGTAAAGGTTTGCGGATGGAGATCGGAGTGGTGACAATAGCGAAATCCACCGCATAATTTTTCAGTGCCTGTACTGCCTGAGGAGTAGAATGGTTAAAGAGGCGCAGGCGAACATGGGGATATTGCTCGCGGAACAGCTCCAGCTTTTCGAGAAGGATCAGACGCAGGGCATTTTCGCTGGCGCCGATGGAAACCAGACCATGCTCCAGCTCTCCGTTCTGGCGGATCTCCTCCTCGCCGATGGACAGCTGCTCAAAAGCCAGGGCAACGTGTTCATAAAGTTGGCGGCCTTCCGGTGTAAGTGCGATTCCCTTGTTGGAGCGGAGAAAGAGCGTACATTTCAGCTCCTGCTCCAGGTTGTTCATACAGCGGGTGATATTTGGCTGATTGTTGTGAAGAGCTCTTGC from Blautia sp. SC05B48 encodes:
- a CDS encoding PRD domain-containing protein, with protein sequence MYRVSKVLNNNGIIAIDMEENQEYVLLGKGVGFGKKVSQRFEAPADCTLYRLAQETERGSAKELAKSVAPEFLEIADEILREAEKTFGDTIDRRILFPLADHISFAVGRIRNHEQISNPLTDDIKVLFYSEFKVAEVLKKILKERMDIEIDEHEVGYVALHIHSALGDEKVSVAMQTARTVRECIAMIEMATGRKIDVISLSYNRMMNHIKYMVARVSTGETLKLDMNEYIEEKYPESYRIAEDVCESLGKSLGKKLDPIEIGYLAMHIERTVEQ
- a CDS encoding PTS transporter subunit IIABC — its product is MKDKIFGVLQRVGRSFMLPIAILPVAGLLLGFGSSFTNETTIATYGLQKLLGDGTILHALLIIMNKVGSAVFDNLPLIFAVGVAIGMAKKEKEVAALSALIAYFVMNVAINGMLVVNGKITADGQIAKSVLEGTVTSVCGIQSLQMGVFGGIIVGLGVAALHNRFHKIVLPNALSFFGGSRFVPIISTIVYMFVGILMYFVWPAVQNGIYALGGLVTGSGYIGTLIFGIIKRALIPFGLHHVFYMPFWQTAVGGTMEVAGQMVQGGQNIFFAQLADSANVAHFSADATRYFSGEFIFMIFGLPGAALAMYRCAKPEKKKAAGGLLLSAALACMLTGITEPLEFSFLFVAPALFAVQVVLAGAAYMIAHMLNIAVGLTFSGGFLDLFLFGILQGNAKTSWLRIIPVGIIYFILYYVIFTFLIKKFNFKTPGREDDDTETKLYTKADVNARKEVGKAGETAGSTSADPVSEAITAGLGGKKNISDVDCCATRLRITVHDAARVNDDILKTTGSRGIVKKGQGVQIIYGPQVTVIKSKLEDYLETAPNEYFEGANEKETDNAENQAQSDTERTAESTGEAVQNTAPTSEANTQPEKKVLRTAIVYSPVTGIAADLSTAPDEGFAEGMMGEGAVVTPKDPVICAPEDGEVEFIFDTKHAIGFQTDTDLPMLLHIGIDTVKLEGKGFEILVEQGQHVKKGEPLMKIDIPYLTENAPSLCSPILCTEIEDNQRVRLLANGEIKAGEPLFAVETVEE
- a CDS encoding LysR family transcriptional regulator; translated protein: MITYDYYRIFYYVAQYKSFTKAARALHNNQPNITRCMNNLEQELKCTLFLRSNKGIALTPEGRQLYEHVALAFEQLSIGEEEIRQNGELEHGLVSIGASENALRLILLEKLELFREQYPHVRLRLFNHSTPQAVQALKNYAVDFAIVTTPISIRKPLQKKSLLRYREILVCGSKYKDLTTAPISIHELQDLPFVGLAEGTSTREMYMNYFMENRVSFHPDIEAATTDQVLPMIVHNLGIGFYPEPLAREVINDGKIFALQLKEPLPQREVCLVTNSSTAMSTAVKKAIEFIV